One Marinibacterium anthonyi genomic region harbors:
- the araC_3 gene encoding Arabinose operon regulatory protein: MDGQGKSWHYSCMTPRPQIPVFTLFGETSAFPDVIHCERIWDRARLHDWVIQAHRHHAMCQVFFMRQGEAKVRLDARESRLTDGMFLYVPAGIVHGFQFRRGCEGMVLSFPSPVVAGIAQSSAALSRALGAPFSGPMPAFSEVLANRLEQEFAGSGAFRASQLVALSHGLLSDLAASRPEGRQTTPSDRRMQAFQAQIADPASKGWRLTEHARALGITPGHLNRICRAVTGQSASRHLETALMTEAARLLAFTRLGAAEIGFQLGYDDPSYFSRRFRNLLGESPTAYRKRIAG, encoded by the coding sequence ATGGACGGGCAGGGCAAAAGCTGGCATTATTCGTGCATGACGCCGCGCCCGCAGATCCCCGTATTCACCTTGTTTGGCGAGACAAGCGCCTTTCCCGACGTGATCCACTGCGAACGGATCTGGGACAGGGCGCGCCTGCACGACTGGGTGATCCAGGCCCACAGGCATCACGCCATGTGCCAGGTGTTTTTCATGCGCCAGGGCGAGGCAAAGGTGCGCCTGGACGCCCGCGAAAGCCGGCTGACGGACGGCATGTTCCTTTATGTCCCCGCCGGTATCGTGCACGGCTTCCAGTTCCGCCGCGGCTGCGAGGGGATGGTGCTGTCCTTCCCGTCTCCGGTGGTGGCGGGCATCGCGCAAAGCTCGGCCGCGCTGTCGCGCGCGCTGGGCGCGCCGTTTTCCGGCCCGATGCCCGCCTTCTCAGAGGTTCTGGCCAATCGGCTGGAACAGGAATTCGCCGGTTCCGGAGCGTTCCGCGCCAGCCAGCTGGTCGCGCTCAGCCATGGGCTGCTATCCGACCTTGCGGCGTCACGGCCCGAAGGCCGGCAGACGACGCCGTCGGACCGGCGGATGCAGGCGTTCCAGGCGCAGATCGCGGACCCCGCGTCGAAGGGCTGGCGCCTGACCGAACATGCCCGCGCGCTGGGGATCACGCCGGGGCATCTGAACCGGATCTGCCGGGCGGTAACCGGGCAAAGCGCCTCGCGCCATCTGGAAACCGCCCTGATGACCGAAGCCGCCCGCCTGCTGGCCTTCACCCGCCTCGGCGCCGCCGAGATCGGGTTTCAGCTGGGCTATGACGACCCGTCCTATTTCTCGCGCCGCTTCCGCAACCTGCTGGGCGAAAGCCCCACCGCCTACCGCAAGCGGATCGCCGGCTGA
- the pobA gene encoding p-hydroxybenzoate hydroxylase produces MDTQVVIIGGGPSGLLLSQMLNRAGIATVILERSSRAHVLSRIRAGVLEWGSVEMLREAGVGGRLDAQGIAHDGTYITDGDDMVHIDFRRLTGKQVMIYGQTEVTEDLYQAQDAMGTTIIHGVEDVVIGDLDGPVARVDYTVDGDRRSLTCAYVAGCDGFHGVSRKTIPEAKRRDFERVYPFGWLGILSRTPPVNDELIYANSDRGFALASMRNPNLVRYYVQVPLTDRVEDWSDDRFWTEFRQRIPTRAAEKLITGPSIEKSIAPLRSFVSEPLRWGRLFLVGDAAHIVPPTGAKGLNLAFSDVHYLAPALIDALTTGGTGGIDGYSDRALQRIWKAMRFSWQMTTMLHRFDGEDSFAARLRRATLQHLAASETAQKDLAENYVGLPF; encoded by the coding sequence ATGGATACCCAGGTCGTCATCATCGGAGGCGGACCTTCGGGGCTGCTGCTGTCGCAGATGCTGAACCGCGCCGGCATTGCCACGGTCATCCTGGAACGGTCGTCGCGCGCACATGTGCTGTCGCGGATCCGGGCGGGCGTGCTGGAATGGGGATCGGTCGAGATGCTGCGCGAGGCCGGCGTGGGCGGGCGGCTGGACGCGCAGGGCATTGCCCATGACGGCACGTACATCACCGATGGCGACGACATGGTTCATATCGACTTTCGGCGGCTGACCGGCAAGCAGGTCATGATCTATGGCCAGACCGAGGTGACCGAGGACCTGTACCAGGCGCAGGACGCGATGGGCACGACGATCATCCACGGGGTCGAAGACGTGGTGATCGGGGACCTGGACGGGCCGGTCGCGCGGGTCGATTACACGGTGGACGGGGACCGGCGCAGCCTGACCTGCGCCTATGTCGCCGGCTGCGACGGGTTCCACGGGGTCAGCCGCAAGACCATCCCCGAGGCGAAGCGGCGGGACTTCGAACGGGTCTATCCGTTTGGCTGGCTGGGCATCCTGTCACGCACGCCGCCGGTGAACGACGAACTGATCTATGCCAATTCCGACCGCGGCTTTGCGCTGGCGTCGATGCGCAACCCGAACCTGGTGCGCTACTACGTGCAGGTGCCCCTGACGGACCGGGTCGAAGACTGGTCCGACGACAGGTTCTGGACCGAATTCCGCCAGCGCATCCCGACACGCGCGGCCGAGAAGCTGATCACCGGCCCGTCGATCGAGAAATCCATCGCGCCGCTGCGCAGTTTCGTCAGCGAACCGCTGCGGTGGGGGCGGCTGTTCCTGGTGGGCGATGCGGCGCATATCGTGCCGCCGACGGGGGCCAAGGGGCTGAACCTGGCGTTTTCCGACGTGCATTACCTGGCGCCCGCCCTGATCGACGCGCTGACGACGGGCGGGACAGGCGGCATCGACGGCTATTCCGACCGGGCGCTGCAACGGATCTGGAAGGCCATGCGGTTCTCGTGGCAGATGACGACGATGTTGCACCGCTTCGACGGCGAGGACAGTTTCGCCGCCCGGTTGCGCCGGGCGACGCTGCAGCACCTGGCCGCGTCCGAGACCGCGCAGAAGGATCTGGCCGAAAACTACGTCGGCCTGCCCTTTTGA
- a CDS encoding bifunctional 3-demethylubiquinone-9 3-methyltransferase/ 2-octaprenyl-6-hydroxy phenol methylase, translating into MQSNSFHGLCSVCGHTGEFVRGDHKSLRESYPCPNCRFTVRWRDQAGIITDEFGRGQALSIDQLVSKGFLNDISIFEPALRGPFVSRMKGLPKYVQSYFRPDLPLGDVAEDGVRNEDLTKLTFDEDTFDLIITSDVMEHLPNIEAAFAETLRVLKPGGIHIFSIPNDYPFPDRMEPRVAIKNGQEINLKPPRYHNSGDGSQCLVYTDYGADISDLIQSLGGRLIVARRSGVHDPSYSNATFVMRKVASAGARRPGSPEAAAAAASAQARIHAAPATTTASRGLKCPICEGTEFEDFNGRKNARCSTCRGVERNRVMWMVLDRLGAFAEGQRVLHLAPEMGLARKFVELSGDKYVGTDIDPDRYKSKFTTIRKLDLCSDLGDIADNSFDLILHSHVLEHVPCDIKGVLGELDRILAPGGMHFFSVPIRGEHTVEDLSPDLTDTERLTRFGQEDHVRMFGSKDLQALLREVWGDGKHVIEPVQLFSKDALRSAVIPTEAWEGVSGHSLFHYRKGARPPAEAAAADFKVDSAAKKGANTSADDDAKDMENEGGSPVSKIIIGLPFLRRDNPWPEFPWGEHAPFHLALDANGRGGREIIINQIVSKNVKLMVEVGCFLGGSSLHWLNAKKDLTVIGVDPWGGNWAAYIEQMAIDPAMSRHVWHLSDEEIARIVEMLRRHGNFGVALNNLRLYKDRFIPVRQPSPEALYYLARREIPLEMIYIDAFKHRDDLDAAHELFPDAILCGDDWLWPDETGEFVMQRHIKEFARDHGYEVEASRQSWVLHR; encoded by the coding sequence TTGCAGTCCAACAGTTTTCACGGCCTGTGCTCGGTATGCGGGCATACTGGCGAGTTTGTTCGAGGCGATCACAAGTCGCTGCGCGAGTCTTACCCCTGCCCGAACTGCCGCTTCACCGTGCGCTGGCGCGACCAGGCCGGCATCATCACCGACGAGTTCGGTCGCGGTCAGGCCCTGTCCATCGACCAGCTGGTGTCGAAGGGTTTCCTGAACGACATCTCGATCTTCGAACCGGCCCTGCGCGGCCCCTTCGTGTCGCGCATGAAGGGACTGCCGAAATACGTGCAATCCTATTTCCGACCCGACCTGCCGCTGGGTGACGTGGCCGAGGACGGGGTCCGCAACGAGGATCTGACCAAGCTGACCTTCGACGAGGACACGTTCGACCTGATCATCACCAGCGACGTGATGGAACACCTGCCCAACATCGAAGCCGCCTTTGCCGAGACCCTGCGCGTGCTGAAACCGGGCGGGATCCACATCTTCTCGATCCCCAACGACTATCCCTTCCCCGACCGGATGGAACCCCGCGTCGCCATCAAGAACGGGCAGGAGATCAACCTCAAGCCGCCGCGCTACCACAATTCCGGCGATGGATCGCAATGCCTGGTCTACACCGATTACGGCGCCGATATCTCGGACCTGATCCAGTCGCTGGGCGGCCGGCTGATCGTGGCGCGCCGCAGCGGCGTGCATGATCCCAGCTACTCCAACGCGACTTTCGTGATGCGCAAGGTCGCCTCGGCCGGGGCGCGCCGGCCCGGATCGCCCGAAGCGGCGGCGGCCGCAGCCTCCGCACAGGCCCGCATTCACGCGGCGCCGGCCACGACGACCGCATCGCGCGGCCTGAAATGCCCGATCTGCGAGGGCACCGAATTCGAGGATTTCAACGGGCGCAAGAACGCCCGGTGTTCCACCTGCCGCGGGGTCGAACGCAACCGCGTGATGTGGATGGTGCTGGACAGGCTGGGCGCCTTTGCCGAAGGCCAGCGGGTGCTGCACCTGGCCCCCGAAATGGGTCTGGCCAGGAAGTTCGTCGAACTGTCGGGCGACAAGTATGTCGGCACCGACATCGACCCGGACCGCTACAAGAGCAAGTTCACCACGATCCGCAAGCTGGACCTGTGCAGCGACCTGGGCGACATCGCCGACAACAGCTTTGACCTGATCCTGCACAGCCACGTGCTGGAACACGTCCCCTGCGACATCAAGGGCGTCCTGGGCGAACTGGACCGGATCCTGGCGCCGGGGGGCATGCATTTCTTCTCGGTCCCGATCCGGGGCGAACACACGGTCGAAGACCTGTCGCCCGACCTGACCGACACCGAACGGCTGACGCGCTTCGGACAGGAAGACCACGTGCGCATGTTCGGCAGCAAGGACCTGCAGGCGCTGCTGCGCGAGGTCTGGGGCGACGGCAAGCACGTGATCGAGCCGGTGCAGCTGTTTTCCAAGGACGCGCTGCGCAGCGCGGTCATCCCGACCGAGGCCTGGGAAGGCGTGTCCGGTCACAGCCTGTTCCATTACCGCAAGGGCGCCCGCCCGCCGGCCGAGGCCGCGGCCGCCGACTTCAAGGTCGACAGCGCGGCCAAGAAGGGCGCCAACACCAGTGCCGACGACGATGCCAAGGACATGGAGAACGAGGGCGGTTCGCCGGTGTCCAAGATCATCATCGGCCTGCCGTTCCTGCGCCGTGACAATCCCTGGCCGGAATTCCCCTGGGGCGAACACGCGCCGTTCCACCTGGCGCTGGACGCCAACGGGCGCGGCGGACGCGAGATCATCATCAACCAGATCGTCAGCAAGAACGTGAAGCTGATGGTCGAGGTCGGCTGTTTCCTGGGCGGCTCGTCCCTGCACTGGCTGAACGCCAAGAAGGACCTGACCGTGATCGGCGTCGACCCCTGGGGCGGCAACTGGGCGGCCTATATCGAACAGATGGCCATCGACCCGGCGATGTCGCGCCACGTCTGGCACCTGTCGGACGAGGAAATCGCCCGCATCGTCGAGATGCTGCGCCGGCACGGCAACTTCGGCGTCGCGCTGAACAACCTGCGGCTTTACAAGGATCGCTTCATCCCGGTGCGCCAGCCCTCGCCCGAGGCGCTGTATTACCTGGCGCGGCGCGAAATCCCGCTGGAGATGATCTATATCGACGCGTTCAAGCACCGCGACGACCTGGATGCGGCGCACGAACTGTTCCCGGATGCGATCCTGTGCGGCGACGACTGGCTGTGGCCGGACGAGACCGGCGAATTCGTGATGCAGCGCCACATCAAGGAATTCGCCCGCGACCACGGCTACGAGGTCGAGGCCAGCCGGCAATCCTGGGTCCTGCACCGCTGA
- a CDS encoding Putative fatty-acid--CoA ligase fadD21 yields MTHSSSQTPLADDLAPAGDLPPLLPERLAHFAATRPDAPAYLFPTGSGSGTGTGADEVLNYSTLACRARDVARMLQARGHGEGARCALVFQPGPSFIVALMGAFMAGCTAVPLAPPASVAARARIGAILAEADCAALLTDSATIDGLGTDWHDILRGPDPVAIDGPVPDAPLPDRHTRPGDVAIIQYTSGSTGTPRGVIVTHGALAAQTRAIDRAVQARGDERVLTWLPPEHDMGLVGGLLFNCWRGGPTYVLPPASFVRRPYLWLDAITRFRATITVAPNFAYDLCVRGISSERRKTLDLSCLRVVLNGAEPVRPETMEAFDEAFRPHGFDARAFLPCYGLAEATLLVTGAARGQGATSAWFDPDALDRKQVVACAPGQGRRLASSGAVRTTGGVRIVDPQTGAPCAPDQVGEIWVAGDSLGSGYHNRPDDSRATFGARLADGSGPYMRSGDTGFLWRDELYVTGRIKDVVLWHGRTLHAADLEQQVNGLDPALRAGRVAVHQTDDDRLLVLAEIVPAQLGDDGGKGLVQRIWRGLLASAGVEADQILLIRPGSLLWTTSGKLRRAASLARIRQQPERILLDWQPFGTSEKARARADVVTGLRNACAVGGPSEDALIDFFAGWMVAIAEIDETDFDADLAWADQGLDSLMITEMMADLETAIGREVAPELLFDLHTPAALAASLADPGS; encoded by the coding sequence ATGACACATTCATCCTCGCAGACGCCGCTGGCGGATGACCTTGCCCCGGCGGGCGATCTGCCCCCCCTGTTACCCGAACGCCTGGCCCATTTCGCGGCCACCCGCCCCGATGCGCCCGCCTACCTGTTCCCGACCGGCTCCGGCTCCGGCACAGGAACCGGCGCGGACGAGGTCCTGAACTATTCCACCCTGGCATGCCGCGCGCGCGACGTCGCGCGGATGCTGCAGGCGCGCGGCCATGGCGAAGGCGCGCGCTGTGCGCTGGTCTTCCAGCCCGGCCCGTCCTTCATCGTGGCCCTGATGGGCGCGTTCATGGCCGGTTGCACCGCCGTTCCCCTGGCCCCCCCGGCCAGCGTGGCGGCCCGCGCGCGCATCGGCGCGATCCTGGCCGAGGCCGATTGCGCCGCCCTTCTGACCGACAGCGCCACCATCGATGGCCTGGGCACAGACTGGCACGACATCCTGCGGGGGCCGGACCCGGTGGCCATCGACGGGCCGGTGCCGGATGCCCCCCTGCCCGACCGCCACACCCGGCCCGGCGACGTGGCGATCATCCAGTACACGTCCGGGTCGACCGGGACGCCGCGCGGCGTCATCGTCACCCATGGCGCGCTGGCGGCCCAGACCCGGGCGATCGACCGGGCGGTGCAGGCGCGCGGCGACGAACGGGTGCTGACCTGGCTGCCCCCGGAACACGACATGGGTCTGGTCGGCGGGCTGCTGTTCAACTGCTGGCGGGGCGGGCCGACCTACGTGCTGCCCCCGGCCAGCTTCGTGCGCCGCCCCTATCTGTGGCTTGACGCGATCACCCGGTTCCGGGCCACGATCACGGTCGCGCCGAACTTTGCCTATGACCTCTGCGTGCGCGGGATCTCCTCCGAGCGGCGCAAGACGCTGGACCTGTCGTGCCTGCGCGTGGTGTTGAACGGCGCCGAACCGGTGCGCCCCGAAACGATGGAGGCCTTCGACGAAGCCTTCCGCCCGCACGGGTTCGACGCGCGCGCCTTCCTGCCGTGTTACGGCCTGGCCGAGGCGACGCTGCTGGTCACCGGCGCCGCGCGCGGACAGGGCGCGACCAGCGCCTGGTTCGACCCCGACGCGCTGGATCGCAAGCAGGTCGTCGCCTGCGCCCCCGGACAGGGCCGCCGGCTGGCGTCGTCCGGCGCGGTGCGCACCACCGGCGGTGTCCGGATCGTCGATCCGCAGACCGGCGCGCCCTGCGCCCCCGACCAGGTGGGCGAGATCTGGGTCGCCGGCGACAGCCTGGGCAGCGGCTATCACAACCGCCCCGACGACAGCCGCGCCACCTTCGGCGCGCGGCTGGCCGACGGGTCCGGGCCCTACATGCGCAGCGGCGACACCGGGTTCCTGTGGCGCGACGAATTGTACGTGACCGGCCGGATCAAGGACGTGGTGCTGTGGCACGGCCGGACACTGCATGCCGCCGACCTGGAACAGCAGGTCAACGGGCTGGACCCGGCGCTGCGCGCGGGCCGTGTGGCTGTGCACCAGACCGACGACGACCGCCTGCTGGTCCTGGCCGAAATCGTGCCCGCCCAGCTGGGCGATGACGGCGGCAAGGGCCTGGTGCAGCGCATCTGGCGCGGCCTGCTGGCCAGCGCCGGGGTCGAAGCCGACCAGATCCTGCTGATCCGCCCCGGATCGCTGTTGTGGACCACCAGCGGCAAGCTGCGCCGCGCCGCCAGCCTGGCCCGTATCCGCCAGCAACCCGAGCGCATCCTGCTGGACTGGCAACCGTTCGGGACCAGCGAAAAGGCGCGCGCCCGGGCCGATGTCGTGACCGGGCTGCGCAATGCCTGCGCGGTCGGAGGCCCGTCCGAAGACGCGTTGATCGATTTCTTCGCCGGCTGGATGGTCGCCATCGCCGAGATCGACGAGACCGATTTCGACGCCGACCTGGCCTGGGCCGACCAGGGGTTGGATTCCCTGATGATCACCGAGATGATGGCCGACCTGGAAACCGCCATCGGGCGCGAGGTGGCGCCGGAGCTGCTGTTCGACCTGCACACGCCGGCCGCGCTTGCAGCGTCGCTGGCCGACCCCGGGTCATGA
- the mas_2 gene encoding Mycocerosic acid synthase: MTAAGTIAVVGMACRFPGADTPGDLAQALKAGRTAIRPFPAERRALWTVPGAGDLWPMIRARHAGLIDGITDFDRRPFRISANEAPLIDPQQRLVLETGWHALEDAGLSPARLEDAPVGVFVGAGSSDYTILMAKAAIARLGNPYLPNGGQNGAISGRVSYCLGLIGPSCTIDTACSSALSAVAAAGDALLAGRCDMALAGGVSALLSQDAAAALSGAGPVLSTTGETRSFDAAAAGYVRGEGCGMVVLKRLDDAVADGDRIHAVLPGWATGQDGRTNGLSAPSRAGQVRVIRDALARARLGIDDIGYVEGHGSATALGDTIEMSALGDVFAGRTAPACTIGSIKATMGHLEAAAGIAGLIKAIVMVRDGFIPAQPCFDTPTPRVPWADIPFEVARTTRDWTADRRIAGVSSFGMSGLNAHVLVAAHDCPAPFPAATPDQPQLFMLSAATGTALAARAAQLSGALAVQAPGPVAAAACHRWTGMPVRAAVVAATAQAARARLTEIAAAPPRKPVRAPARMSVTPPGDAPADWHDRLARLCPAYAPDAPVIALPDQPTIGDPIRHATLAAAAALSEAGAAIAVETLYPRSGAAGFDLPGYPFERERAWFDDVPGPRTTRR; encoded by the coding sequence ATGACCGCCGCCGGGACCATCGCCGTTGTCGGCATGGCCTGCCGGTTCCCGGGCGCGGACACGCCCGGCGACCTGGCCCAGGCGCTGAAGGCCGGGCGGACCGCGATCCGCCCGTTCCCGGCCGAGCGCCGCGCGCTCTGGACCGTGCCGGGGGCCGGTGACCTTTGGCCGATGATCCGCGCCCGCCACGCCGGGCTGATCGACGGCATCACCGATTTCGACCGCCGCCCGTTCCGGATTTCCGCCAACGAGGCGCCACTGATCGACCCGCAACAGCGGCTGGTGCTGGAAACCGGCTGGCATGCGCTGGAAGATGCCGGCCTGTCGCCCGCGCGGCTGGAAGACGCCCCCGTCGGCGTCTTCGTCGGCGCCGGATCGTCGGATTACACGATCCTGATGGCCAAGGCGGCGATTGCCCGGCTGGGCAACCCCTACCTGCCGAACGGCGGCCAGAACGGCGCGATTTCGGGGCGGGTCAGCTATTGCCTGGGGCTCATCGGGCCGTCCTGCACCATCGACACCGCCTGTTCGTCGGCCCTGTCGGCGGTGGCGGCGGCGGGCGATGCGCTGTTGGCGGGGCGCTGCGACATGGCGCTGGCCGGGGGGGTCAGCGCGCTGTTGTCCCAGGATGCCGCCGCCGCGCTGAGCGGCGCGGGTCCGGTCCTGAGCACGACGGGCGAGACCCGCAGCTTTGACGCCGCCGCGGCGGGCTACGTGCGCGGCGAAGGCTGTGGCATGGTCGTCCTGAAACGGCTGGACGATGCGGTGGCGGACGGCGACAGGATCCACGCGGTGCTGCCCGGCTGGGCGACCGGACAGGACGGGCGCACCAACGGGCTGAGCGCGCCGTCGCGGGCAGGCCAGGTCCGGGTGATCCGCGATGCGCTGGCCCGCGCCCGCCTGGGCATCGACGATATCGGCTATGTCGAAGGTCACGGGTCGGCCACGGCGCTTGGCGACACGATCGAGATGTCGGCACTTGGGGATGTCTTTGCCGGCCGCACCGCGCCCGCCTGCACCATCGGGTCCATCAAGGCCACCATGGGCCACCTGGAGGCCGCCGCCGGCATCGCCGGGTTGATCAAGGCCATCGTCATGGTCCGCGACGGGTTCATCCCGGCCCAGCCCTGTTTCGACACGCCCACGCCCCGCGTCCCCTGGGCCGATATCCCTTTCGAGGTCGCGCGCACGACGCGGGACTGGACGGCGGATCGCCGGATCGCCGGGGTCAGTTCCTTCGGGATGAGCGGGCTGAACGCCCATGTGCTGGTAGCGGCGCATGATTGCCCCGCCCCCTTCCCCGCAGCCACGCCGGACCAGCCCCAGCTGTTCATGCTTTCGGCGGCAACCGGCACCGCGCTGGCCGCCCGCGCCGCGCAATTGTCCGGCGCGCTCGCCGTTCAGGCGCCTGGGCCGGTTGCCGCCGCCGCCTGCCACCGCTGGACCGGAATGCCGGTGCGCGCCGCCGTCGTCGCCGCGACGGCCCAAGCGGCGCGGGCCCGGTTGACCGAGATCGCCGCGGCCCCGCCGCGCAAGCCCGTTCGCGCGCCCGCACGCATGTCCGTGACACCGCCCGGGGACGCCCCGGCAGATTGGCACGACCGGCTGGCGCGCCTCTGCCCAGCCTATGCGCCGGATGCCCCGGTCATCGCCCTGCCCGACCAACCCACCATCGGCGATCCGATCCGCCATGCCACGCTGGCCGCCGCCGCGGCCCTGTCCGAGGCCGGCGCGGCGATTGCGGTGGAAACCCTTTACCCGCGATCCGGGGCCGCCGGTTTCGACCTGCCCGGATATCCGTTCGAACGTGAAAGGGCCTGGTTCGACGATGTCCCCGGCCCCAGGACCACCAGAAGATGA
- the lcfB_6 gene encoding Long-chain-fatty-acid--CoA ligase: MTNANIYQNLRNNWRALDAIAFQGSSADITYRQMDAAVAGAAAVLADMGLNAGDRVAMALPKSTATFLLMLTIYRSGLVLVPFDPAIPAQMAADILDRTAPSLLLVGAGSDTPAADAARAAGIAVEPIDLSDALAFARHADKAPAPAEVDTDTPAIILFTSGSTGRPKGVPITHGALMASTEALAELWQIGPTDRLLHALPLTHAHGGIIAPLPVLCMGGAICLRPRFEPGDIVARLPDATCYMAVPFGYAQLMDHPGFGPETCAGVRLFVSGSAPLPDDLRLAFQARTGKPIHQRYGMTETLITTGNGPAGHRGGSVGRAVKGVTLRIRPLEGDVTDTPGVEGEVEVQGPTVLRGYLAAPEETAAAFRDDGFFRTGDLGVLDEDGFLTITGRAKDLIVYAGLKVHPAEVEAALRALDGVADACVFGVPHPSAGESVIAAVVPAPGFSGTAADLRKALVGQLATTKLPKRIYFLPDLPRNAMGKLQRTVLRDRHADGTLARTGSQPGLRPDTST, from the coding sequence ATGACCAACGCGAATATCTACCAGAACCTGCGAAACAACTGGCGCGCCCTTGACGCCATCGCCTTTCAGGGCTCGTCCGCCGACATCACCTATCGCCAGATGGATGCCGCCGTCGCCGGTGCCGCCGCCGTCCTTGCGGACATGGGGCTGAACGCCGGCGACCGCGTGGCCATGGCGCTGCCCAAGAGCACGGCAACCTTCCTTCTGATGCTGACCATCTATCGGTCCGGCCTGGTGCTGGTGCCCTTCGATCCGGCGATCCCGGCGCAGATGGCGGCCGATATCCTCGACCGCACCGCGCCCTCGCTGCTGCTGGTCGGTGCCGGGTCCGACACACCCGCCGCCGACGCCGCCCGCGCCGCCGGTATCGCGGTGGAACCGATCGACCTGAGCGACGCGCTGGCGTTTGCCCGACACGCGGACAAGGCGCCCGCCCCGGCCGAGGTCGACACCGACACGCCCGCCATCATCCTCTTTACCTCGGGCAGCACCGGGCGGCCGAAGGGCGTACCGATCACCCATGGCGCGCTGATGGCCAGTACCGAAGCCCTGGCCGAGCTTTGGCAGATCGGGCCCACCGACCGGCTGCTGCACGCGCTGCCGCTGACCCATGCCCATGGCGGGATCATCGCGCCCTTGCCCGTGCTCTGCATGGGCGGCGCGATCTGCCTGCGGCCCCGGTTCGAACCGGGCGATATCGTGGCCCGACTGCCGGATGCGACCTGCTACATGGCGGTGCCCTTCGGCTATGCCCAGCTGATGGACCACCCGGGCTTTGGCCCCGAAACCTGCGCCGGGGTCCGCCTGTTCGTCAGCGGGTCGGCCCCCCTGCCCGACGACCTGCGCCTGGCGTTCCAGGCGCGGACGGGCAAGCCGATCCACCAGCGCTATGGCATGACCGAGACGCTGATCACCACGGGCAACGGCCCAGCCGGCCATCGCGGCGGCAGTGTCGGGCGCGCCGTGAAGGGCGTGACCCTGCGCATCCGTCCGCTGGAGGGCGACGTCACCGACACCCCCGGCGTGGAAGGCGAGGTCGAAGTGCAGGGCCCCACCGTCCTGCGCGGCTATCTTGCCGCACCCGAGGAAACCGCGGCGGCCTTTCGCGACGACGGATTCTTCCGGACCGGCGACCTTGGGGTTCTGGACGAAGACGGGTTCCTGACGATCACCGGGCGGGCAAAGGACCTGATCGTCTATGCCGGGCTGAAGGTGCACCCGGCCGAAGTCGAAGCCGCGCTGCGGGCGCTGGACGGCGTCGCCGATGCCTGCGTCTTCGGTGTGCCGCACCCCAGCGCCGGGGAATCGGTGATCGCCGCCGTGGTGCCCGCGCCGGGGTTCAGCGGCACCGCCGCCGACCTGCGCAAGGCGCTGGTCGGACAGCTGGCCACCACGAAACTGCCCAAGCGGATCTATTTCCTGCCCGACCTGCCGCGCAACGCGATGGGCAAGCTGCAGCGCACCGTCCTGCGCGACCGGCACGCGGACGGCACGCTTGCGCGGACCGGGTCTCAGCCGGGTTTGCGCCCCGACACCAGCACGTAA
- the eryG gene encoding Erythromycin 3''-O-methyltransferase, with protein MGATESLRLSEDDYDFGILHPAMRRMYEGSDFYNFGYWRSADGSRLDRLKDASARLVELHYEVDADHAAVGRVLDVACGLGACTQLFSQGYPNAQVTGVNYSAQQIEYATKRYADDRVSFRQMNACDLGFDDDSFDRVHCVEAAMHFRPRSKFLAEACRVLAPGGRLFMTDILADEALSIMPEENVLPTAESYTDAMQAAGFTDVEIRSIGDDVLPFFAGVLNAHAMRAFARGLGTKLNDYVLVSGRKPG; from the coding sequence ATGGGTGCGACAGAGAGCCTGCGCCTGTCCGAAGATGACTACGATTTCGGCATCCTCCACCCGGCGATGCGCCGCATGTACGAGGGATCGGATTTCTACAATTTCGGATATTGGCGGTCGGCCGATGGCAGCCGGCTGGATCGGCTGAAGGATGCCTCGGCCCGGCTGGTCGAGCTGCATTACGAGGTGGATGCCGATCACGCCGCGGTCGGGCGCGTGCTGGACGTGGCCTGCGGGCTGGGTGCCTGTACGCAGTTGTTTTCCCAAGGGTATCCGAACGCGCAGGTGACCGGGGTGAATTATTCGGCGCAGCAGATCGAATACGCAACCAAACGCTATGCGGATGACCGCGTGTCCTTTCGGCAGATGAACGCCTGCGACCTGGGCTTCGACGATGACAGCTTCGATCGCGTCCATTGTGTCGAGGCGGCGATGCATTTCCGCCCCCGGTCGAAATTCCTGGCAGAAGCCTGCCGCGTGCTGGCGCCGGGCGGGCGGCTGTTCATGACCGACATCCTGGCGGACGAAGCGCTAAGCATCATGCCCGAGGAAAACGTTCTTCCCACGGCCGAATCCTATACCGATGCGATGCAGGCCGCCGGGTTCACCGATGTCGAGATCCGCAGCATTGGCGACGATGTCCTGCCGTTCTTTGCCGGGGTGCTGAACGCCCATGCGATGCGCGCCTTTGCCCGCGGGCTTGGGACCAAGCTGAACGATTACGTGCTGGTGTCGGGGCGCAAACCCGGCTGA